The genomic stretch TTTCTGGTTGGTAGTTTTCTATCTAGACCTATGGAGAATGTATCTAATAGGTGGCACCTGAACTCGGCAGAACCCGAGCAAATCGAGCTTTCAATGAGAAAACTAAAACAGGCTACTAGTACTCCTACTCCATTCACACTCTCTGTCTAATCTAGCTTTGAGTTGCTATGTATACTAGACATGCATGGGGCGGGATGTAccactactactattacCCGCCCAAGAGTCCCCATACCATATCGGCTACGGGAGCGATGGAGCTGGCATCGGTAGGTGTGGCGGTATGTAAGTTTATGTAGGTAACAGGAGTAATTGATCCGGCCCAAGAGATAAGGGGTCGGTCGGTCAAGctcttgaagatgaggagcaTGTTGCCAACCTGAGGTATAGCCGGTCGATTATCCTTCGGGCATTCGGATCTACCTGTACAAAGGGGCATGTATATATGACGGCACTTACATCAGGGGACGATCTGCTTTTTCAAGCCACTGACGCTCTCGTTAATTGTAAGACGATATTGTCGTGGGGCGTTTCTACTTTGAACTATTGCCCTTTTGCAGGAACTCATCGGTCTGGCGTACGACCGTAAGCGGGCGCTGCTTGTGGCACAACTGCTTGAAAGGAGGCGGGATTAGAGAGTGATGAGTGCCACAAGTGAAGGGGCATGACATGACCTGGGCTTTGTCTATCTCGGTACTCTGTGAACACTGCAGTACGTGCAGTATAATGCATGTTTCCCCCTCGGGTTAGGACATGTCATAGCACCAAAAGATTATGCAGGGAACCGTTCCATATACTCGGTCGAGATCCTTGTCATTGCTATATACAGACATGGCTCTCTGCTAGTACTAAGCACATTGATATTGGACCTATCAGACGGAGTCGGGGGAAATGGTGCGACTCGCAATCTAATACTTGGGCGCTACCCAAGTAGAGACAATTATAAGTGTGTTGGTTGTAGGTCTGTTACGGAGTAAGCCGGTAGGAGCAACGGGCGAAATATGTTGCCAGGCGGGTGGGCTTTGTGGGGATTTGAGGCCGTAACATGGGACGAGAAGGGGGTGGTTGGGCCGCTGAGGCTCTTTGAGACAGCCATGTGAGCGGCCTACTGTACCTACTTGTACGATGATGCAGCTCTACGAATTCATATCGGGATTATACCGTTTATGTGTGTATTGACCAAGGGAGAACGAGTCTAAAATGGGTTGCTCAGAAGCGACCTACCACATTCTACTGCCGCAGTCTACAATACTAGGCATGTACAGCGAGCTTCCTCATCTGCGTTGATGTTTGAAACGAGCACAGCAGTGCTCAGCTTTGTTTCGCGAGTGCAACTTAAAAAGGGCCACTCATTCAAAATGGGCTTGAAAGTCGATATATCACTTGCATTTCTATAATTGTGGGTACTTGAAGCGTTAATGTTGCGTTTAGGCGCCCACGACTAGGCAGTTGTTAGCGCCTTGTTGCGTGGTGGCAGGCATCGAGCAGGTGTGGAGTCTTGGCCGTCCTGCTAAAGTTTACACTACGAGCGAGaggccacttttttttcttcctctccttcttggaCCTCTTGGATGCAGTCAGGATATGGGATTGAGGTGTTGAGACACAAGTCTTGGATCCTACGGGAGGCATGGGACAGGGTGCGGTACGGCATCAGTGACTTGGACAATCTTGTGGCACCATCTGCCTTTCTTGTATATTGTGTatacaccatcaccatcaccatatGCGCCACCATCAAGGCACGATGCtgacgatgctgctgagTGAGTTGGGCGGCAACAAATCACGGATCCATTCCCATAGAATCCATGAATGAATACAACCCATGGATTGCACGTGAAGGCGGTGTTGTGCATCGTGACGGAAGTACCTAGATGGTAGTAAGCAGAGCATACTTGTATGAATTAACGCTTTGACGCATCAACAACGACATCCAAGCTGCCAGCGGCGGACACCGCAAACAGACAGATGTCTCTCCCGGCCATGCTCGGCCCAGATTTCGTCATGCTCTCGTCGTGTCTCGTCGTGTCATGTCGTCCATCTCTTGTTCCccgtctctctttttatctcttttctttttactctcGCGGGTTCGGGCTCAGActcagacgcagacgcatacccaggcccaggccctgAGAAACGGGCGTCCGCTAGCCACGCGTTGGTCCCACGCCATCGtcgagcaaaaagaggcttgCCCACTGGATTGCCGTGGATGTACCTGGGCCGCGCACGCTAAGGTGTCGCAGATGACCTGTACCTTACGTCGGCCCCTCTTTACTACGTCAGTAACGCTCGCTAGCAGGGACAGGTATCCTTGCCAGTCATGCCTAGTGTCGAGGTACATCTTTTTTTAGGCGCCCGCGCGCAGAGTCGCCAGCGAGCTCGCTGACCTGCTTTGGGCAAcccaccgccagccagcaAAAGGCGAAACTTTGTGGTGGCATGCCAACTATTGACTGTCgaagtttcttttccttctcttgaTCCTGTGCCCTACCCCTTTGGCATTACGGCTTGCCATGTTTCCCCGCCTGGAGCTTATTGAGGCGGAAAAGTAAGGCAACCTCCTCCATCTGAGTTTTGCTGTCGCCGTCCCGCCCTCTCCGGTGGCTCCCCCTCCCCGGCGTGTCGAGCTGGCTGTGACGCTGCCCGCTTTGCCTCGTCATGCTGCCTTTTGGTGCGTTTCAAGCACCAGCCAGCGCTCGTATCAGTCCAGCCCAGAGTCAGCAGCTTCCAGCACCCATCGGTTTATTATTCCTCCATGTCCTCCCTTGGCCGCAAAAAGCACGCATTAATACGACTTGCGCCGGACCAGGGAGGTATGTATACAAGGGCAAAAGAGTGTCACATGAATGCGTATTCTGTGCTGTCCGCCAGTAGCGCGCTGCGATCTGGCCCTGCGGTCTTCCGCCTCATACATGGGATTCCGTCCTTCCCGAAGAGGAGAGACGAAGCCAAAAAAGCCAAGCCCCTACCTTACCTAAAGGACAGGACTGAACAAGTACGAGCTTCTGCCCCAGGGTGGTAGGTTCAGCGCAAGCTGATAATATGGAACCTTGCCACGGCTGATGGGCGGGTATCTCAAAGGTAGaggctactgctgctctGACATCTGCAACCATCGTGCTGCCTTCAACTCAATCTGTTAGTTAGTCGGCGCATATGCCTACATGTATTGATATCAATGGCAATCTGAAGCCGGCAAGGGACCTACttgtactactagtagtattacAGGCACCCAGGCCGCTACGGCAAAAACTGGAGGGATCATCATAATCGTGCACACAAAAGGCACCGCCCGAGTCTGCCCGCAGCTGCTGTCGAATTGTCCCGTTTCGTCCAGGCACATTCGGCCAGCGTGTGATTTTCTGCCGAGCACTAACGAGGCTCCATGCCATGCTGCTGGCTTACTCGCACTTGTAGGCAAACAGTCGAGCCTTTCTGCGCAACCAGCAGGTACCCGCTACGCACCGCATACTTGTCCAACCAGCGCTGCTCCATAAAACGGGCGCGCCCATCGCTACGACGAGGTCTGGTTGGCGCctctgccctgccctgccctgccaATCCGGATCCGGACTCCACCCGTGGGAGGCGCCGTCTGggggagaaggaagacgcagaagcagaagaagcgaaacAGGACAGGGCAGGACAGGCTGCAAGAACATCGCCACACACGCTGCCCCTTGCGTGGTGGATGACTTCGCCTTCGCGCCGCCTTGGGCTTGCTGAACTCTGTGCCGCCGTAGGGGCCGGCAGTACTGTATaactcgctcgctcgctaGCCAGAGCCAGCACTAGGCCGACCCAGGCGCGCATCGTTGTGTCACCGATCGCAGGGTCCGGCAGCCCCCCTGCTTGGGCTcgtcgatgctgctgttgctgcttcgctcagctgctgcgtctTTGAGTTTCCGATTCTGATCCTGGCGATCGTCCAATGGCACGGCCTCAGCGCAGGTCTTAGGTTGGCCACCGTTGCTGCTAGCGGGGAGCAGACAGGCATGCCCAGCGCTAGATGCTTGAAGCGCCTTTTGCCCgcccaccaccatcacaCTCCACCTCGCACTACAAGGACATgcacactttttttttcttttttaacaTCAATCCAGTAACTACTAGTCTACTCTGCCTCGGACGTCCAGGCTAGCATTCCACCCACTGTATACTGTATGTTCTGCACTGCCGTCCGCAACCAGCCGACCAGCCAACTGGCGCTCCGGCCTTGGGCAGCGCCTCAGTGCTCCTCGTACCTAGTCGCACGGCACTAACCCGCGACACAGTTCCTTAGCTGGACCGCTAGCCGACTCTTCCAGCTGGACGGTGCTAGTGTAGCGCCTCTCTGACCTCtgccagcccagcccaggccAGGTACCTGCTGTACAGGCCCGACAGACACCTGCCAGCCTCCCGTACCTGGAACGCAGCGCCGTCTCACGCAAGCACCCATTCCCTTCCCTTCCTTGCCTTCCCATTCACACCACCAATTCCCACGCCATCCTCAAGCTTTGGCCGCgcttttgcctttgcccttCTGCTCCAGGCTGCCAAAGCTACAGCCCACAAGCTTTCTGGCCAGTCTCCCTTGCAACCTTAGCTGGCCCCTTGTCCTTCCTGACCttccgcctccgcctccctTGCTGACCTCAAACAAACCACCCCCaccaccttttttttccccctcccccctcggCCCTACTTCAGCCTTCTGCCCATGACCTTGGCTCTCCGCAGCATCTTACAACTCCAAACCTCTCCAACCACCACAACCGTCCTGTGTCGATTTCCTCCCGACCCGGATCGATCTATATGCTCGCTACAGCCCAGATCATCCGCCAAGCTGCCATCACGTCCGGTTTGTTCCTCGCCGGATGCTGGTCGCCGCTTCACCAACCTCGCTTTGCCTCTCTGCCCTGACGGTACCCGCAGAAACTCCATAGCCCGGTCTCTTGCGTAATCCGTCTGTGTTGGATCGCCTCCTCCTGCAACCTCCCCTCCTTCCAGCATCACGGCTCGGCACGGCACCGCGGACGAGTTTGCACATCTGCCGGCGCTCTGTGACCACCGTCGACAGACATTCTTCGGACGCCCTCGCTGCGCCCATCATGGCGGCTGCCTTTCGCCCCGTCAACACCCCTCTCGCAGCGGAAATTTCTAAGCAAGACATCATCATGTCTCCGAGAAACTCATCTCCCCGTCCTAGCACGGCGCCGCAGGCACAGCTGCAGCCTTCACACCCATCCGACGATGGCAAGACGCCTACGAGAGCCACCtttagcagcatcaacatgaCGAGCCAGAGACCCCCGCCAACAAGCCCGTTCTCTCAAGCGGCACCAGCCTCTGAATCCACCGAGAATGGCCTGCACCGAAATGACTCTCAGCACTCTACGAGGTCGCCCAAGCGAGATTCGCTGGATGTGGACATGGACGAATCCGATGGAGAGACTGGAACTatcgatgatggcgccggcTCCGACGCCGAGAGTGTAAATGCGGATGGAACAAGGTcaggcaagaaaaagaagtcaCAACGGTTCTATTGCACTGATTATCCACCTTGCAACCTAAGCTTTACGCGTAGCGAGCACTTGGCAAGGCACATTCGGTAAGTCCATCTACGTTCAAACCTTTTTGttcccttttgcttttcttgttatttttctttttcttttgaatAAAAAATGCGGCTAACGATTTGGATAGAAAGCATACTGGCGAGCGCCCCTTTCAGTGTCACTGTTCCAGGCGATTCTCAAGACTGGACAATCTGAGGCAGCATGCCCAGACCGTTCACGTCAATGAAGATATTCCGATCGACTCTCTTGCAGCTACTGGATCAAGATTTCAGCGCCAGATCAGGACTGATCGAGTTCGACAAGCTGGCAACAGGGCGAGAGCCTCTACTGGGGGCAGTGCTGGCGGCCCGGTGCGAGGACATTCCAAGTCTCTCTCGACCTcgagcatctccagcatcacATCCGTGGGATCGGCCTATAGCGCCCAGAACGACCCTCGGCGGCGCCCGCCCCCGCTTGTCATGGCCGTTGATCCCCGCTCAAGGCTATCGCTCGAATCCtatcgcagcagcaccgaCAGCACCTTTTCTTACCGACCTCAGTCTCCAGGCGATTATAGCACGCCCACATCTGCCACTTTCTCAACGGCCCAGAGCAGCCCACGATGGAGCGCCGGCGTTTCTCCGTCATCTTCACACTCTCGATCTCAGAGCATGTATTCCATGGGTACGCGGACTCCTGGCCGCCGGCTTAGCGTTCCATCGGGCACCACTCCCTTCCAGTTTGGTCAGGCTCAGATGCCGGGCCGCGGGCCGGGGCCGATGCTTGTCAATAGCTCCAACGCCGGCGCCCTCTCGTCTCCGAATGCAAACTTGGTTTCTTCGCCAACCATGTCGACATCTGGGTTTCCGGGCCGTAGAGACTCGGTGGCGAGCAGCACCGGCGGCGACGACtcatggcgacggcgaacCTGGCATCCCGATAGCCGTAGCTTCAGCGGCACTGCCCAGTTGAATGCTGTCCTCAGCCAATCAGTGCGGCCAAACCCTCCGCCGCCCATTGCAAATCCCAGCAACCCTCAATCTACCCTTCGCCTACCTGGCATCGAGTCTTTTGATCCTCTCCCTCGGACAGGTACTCCACCTAGGCGCAACGGATCACCAATGACTGTCGACTCCGAGCTTACCCATCGACCTCCTGTAATGGAGGCTATTGACGAGAGGCGAAACCTCAACATGTACGACGTCAGCCTTCAGCGtggccttggccgtcttgaTATAGGACACAAGACACCCCCTCGTGACAGTGCGGGAATGTGGGCGTCCGAGGTCCACAAGGCGGTTCAAAACCAAATGGAACATGCACGTATGAACCAGCCAACTGTTCGATTCGAAGAGCAGCCGCGGCCAAGCCACCAAGTGCCACCACCAGCCGCGCCGAGCAGGTCCTTTCACCAGCATACCATGTCAGCTCCCGCCCTAGCTTCGGTCAGAGAAGGCAAGGGACACGGCTGGTATCAAGGAATCCCTGCAGCTGATGCGCGAAATCCTCATGTCGATCGAATGGTTCATCCCAACTTCACAGGCTTTGCTGGATTTCCGGCGCGGGAGCAAGCtcaagagcagcgacagccaCAAGTCCATTACCACCAGCAACCGCCACCGCCGtctcagcaacaacagccgcagccgcagcagtatcaacaacatcaacagcagcaacaggcCCATTATCAGCAGCAACGCCAACAAGATCGCTCCAACAACCCTGATTCGTTGAGGCGGCTGGAGGCCTTGGTAGCCGTTGCTACTAGCGAGGGCTCCAATACTGCCGCCGCCTATTAAACCGGCTGCTTTgacttttctttccttgatgatgttgatgatatCCCTTTCAACATATCTTTCCATCTCTGGAGAGAAGGACcattgaggatgatgatgatgtaaGTCGCCGCTGGCTACTTTGCACTTCGAATTTTATCCATCGCTCAGTCTCTGCTCAGGCATTGACTtgccatttctttttatcGCCGTGTTTCCCAAATTACGAATAACCCATGACGGAACCTGGGCTGCAGTATACAGCATGCTActtgaaatttttttttccctttctttttttttttccttttttgtttttaccAGTTTCTCACTCAATACCGCCACTCTCTCGTCTTGTCTCAATTTCTTGCAGTTTCTCTTTGGGGGCGTTTATCTGCGAATTTGTGGCGAATACGGCTGggttcttttttccccccctttaCCATGGGAGGAACTTTGCTCAACGATATGATATCTTTTGTCTGTTTACGAAATGGATTGGATAAGGCGTCTATGCGCAGCCAACGCCAACTGAGTTGCACTTGCGAATCTGACTGGGAGGCAATAAGTCTTTCCAACGCTAGGCTACGGCCACATCAACACCAGTGGATCTGGGTTTGACGAATTGATACCCTTTAGCTTTGACTGGGTTTGGAACAGTGCCGCATccgtttttttcttacaatactttctttttgtatTGTCTTCCTCTTAGTGATTGATACTCGGTGTCTTTGGGTAGTCGTAACTGTGTCTAGATTCAATGCATGTTAGGTGTACTGGAGATCTAATCGGATATGTAACATGACAGAAATTGCACAGTGCTTTGAGAGATGGTGACAGTGTAGACGTCTGAGTAAGAAGATGCTAACGATACTATTTTACTTGCAATTATTCCGCCCCTGatcacttttttcttttttattatacaaGCTGGTGCTACCAGACAGGAGTTCATTTCGTTGACACCCGTCACGTCGGCTTTAAAATCACTGTTTACCTGCTTGATAGAGGTTCTTGATGGTAACGTCAAATTCCTCTGGTCGACGCCCAAGCAACTGCTCCAAAGAGGACGATACATGCGATGTCTCTCCAGCACGAATGGCATCCCACGCAGTTGCCCAAGTCTGTGCGAGAGGACTGCCTCCAAACTTTGCAGTGACCTGCGGCTGCGTGGCATACTCATCCACGGTAACCTCTCGAATATGCAACTCTCTGCCAGCCACCGtggagagaagctggacGGTATCGGCAAGAGACCATTCACGAGGTCCAGTCAGGGCTACAAGCCTGTTCTTCCAGGAGAAAGCGGCTGGGTCCTGAGCGTACTGAGCAATCAGATTTGCCGAGGCTTCGCCCAGCTCATCTCGCTTGGCCCAGCTTATACCAGGGCCGGAGCCATCGTGGGGAATACGAATCTCAGTGGTCGTCGGGTCGTTGAGATCCAAGAAGGCGGTATAAATGGGGAACGATTCATGGTAGAGGCCCTCGCGGATGGCAGTCCAGGAGAAGCCAGGATCCTGGGCAGCTAGTTTGCGCAGATGCGCCTCCGAGTCGAGGTGGGCGCCCATGACCTCTGCCAGCGTGGCGTCCTTGTCCGGCAGGGCAAAGGCGAGGGACGAGTAGAAGATGTGTTTGACGCCGGCTCTGTGGGCAGCGTCCAGAGCCGGAATCTGCAGTGACGTGCGGTATTCGTGGACATGGCTGGGGTAGGATATGAGGAACAAGACGTCGATGTCTTTGAAGGCAGCTTCGAGCTCGGCGGGCGATGCCTCGTATGAAGCCTGGCGGAGCTGGACGCCCTGATCTTTGTAGATTTGGGGAGTCTTGTCTGGGTGGCGGCTGATGAGGACGGTGTTGGGAGGGGACACCTTGTTGAGGAGATGGGTGTaagtgctgctgccgaggccgccTGAGGCGGGGAAGATGCCGATGGTTGGCATATTTTTTGAGTTGGCCTGAGTGGTTATGGAATGAAGTAGTTGGAGTTTTGACTTATTTGACGCTCTTCTGCTCAATATCAGATACTAGAGATCAGGATGCCATTATAAATTGGATGTGCTATTGCAATTTACTCCGTTCACCTCATCGGACTTAATCACTGTGGAGCTGACTCTTTGATGAGACTCCATTGGTTCAAAGCACAATGACGTATGGATGTAGCGGAATTTAGCaattcattttcttttacgATAAGATATAAAGACATGATGCTAGTACTGCAAGAGAATCATAGCAGAGAAATAGAGACGAGAGTTGTAACAGGCATTAGCTGCCTATAATTCTGTTTTCAGACTATCGAATACTAAAATACTCCCCCCCTGGGTCTAATTATAGGTATGGCAGATAGCTAGGAACCTGTTTCAGTGGCTCGCAGACCTCCGGAGCTCGCGGACGTAAACGCGTCTGTTTCAGCCCCTCCAGCCGAGGATTAGGCGTGAAGGGGCCTCCATGTGGCCGATTAACTTCAACTTCCATTGAATCCATCCGGCTCTGATTATTCATTCCTCTTTTCGACTGTTTGTCACTGATTGTTCACGGAGGCTGGTTTCAGCTTTCCAGCTTACTATTCGACTTTTCCGCTCTCCAATGTCCCAGCGGGGTGTCAGTTCGAAGCATTGATTTTCCAAGCGGTCCTATCCGAGATAGACACTTGGATATGGATGGCCTCGCCGGCGAGGTGATGGCGAGAGGTAAGGAGGCACTCAAAACCGGTTTCCAGGCTGGACGTTACGCGGGCAGTGGCTGATGCGATAGGCTTTGCTCCCATAGACGCCTGGGCGTCAATCCCATCAAACCTGCTGCGCGCTGAGCTTCAGAGACGAGCAGACGACGGCGAGAAGCCCCAATGCGGCGGACACAATTCGGGGTGGTACGACACGGCTGCGCATgtctttgcgctgcttctgATTCTGGTACTTAGCACGCTTGGTGAGAACAACCCTGTGGCGATTCGAGATTGCGATAGAATGGGGATTTATAGGAAGAAGTCTTGCTAATGGAGTTTTTGCTGCCAGCTTGCGGCCTCCCGCTATTCTCACGGCGAGCAACGACAGGACATCGACAAAAGGAGATATTATTCTACAGTCAACACATCGGCACCGGCGTTCTCATTGCCACGGCCTTTGTCCACCTTCTCCCAACCGCCTTCTCGTCCCTAACCGACCCATGTCTTCCGTACTTCTTCAGCAAGGGATACACTCCTCTACCCGGACTCATTGCCATGGTCTCGGCCTTGGTCGTCGTGGGGGTCGAGTCTTATTTGACCGCTCGAGGCGCAGGCCATTCGCATTCGCATGCGCACGATTTCTGGGACGAAaacgacgaggccgagggtGATGCGCAGGAGCTGCATCTGCCGAGAGAGGGTCTGGCTGACAGGCGGGCGCGCATGACCGGACGACGAGCGGCGGATATGGATATTTCTCTGGGCGATTTGGAGGCGTCCGAGGGCCTTGTCGCCGGCGTTTCGCCTTTGCCGGAGTCGAGTCCGATGGTGCCGCGGCGCAAGTCCACCGAACACGCCGACAACGACGATGATCGGGATTCAGACCTCGACTTGGATCTGGGAGAGCTTGATCCTGCCCCTGCCAGCGGAAGCGCCCAGAATGGCCAGTACTCTTCGCTTGCGAAGCCCAACGGCACCTCGGGCCACCGCCACTCCCTGGACGGTAACCAAACACAGTCgccagaagagcaaaagcgtCGCATGCTGCAGTGCCTTTTGTTAGAGGCGGGCATCCTCTTCCACAGTGTGTTTATAGGAATGGCAATCTCTGTGGCTACGGGCCCGGCCTTTGTCGTCTTCCTGGTTGCCATCAGCTTCCACCAGTCGTTTGAGGGCATGGCTCTGGGAAGCCGCATCGCGGCCATCCAGTTCCCCAAGGGATCCATCCGTCCTTGGCTAATGGTCCTCGCCTACGGGACTACCACTCCCATCGGCCAGGCCATTGGCCTCGTTCTGCAGAAGAAATGGGATCCGAGCAGCGCCACGGGCCTTGTGGTTGTGGGCACTACCAATGCCATCTCCTCGGGCCTGCTGGTGTATGCCGGCCTGGTCCAGTTGCTGGCCGAAGACTTCTTGACGGAGAAGAGCTATCGCATTTTGAAGGGCAAGAGACGCGTGCAGGCCTACTTTTCGGTCGTTGCCGGCGCGGCGCTCATGGCAGCAGTGGGAGCGTTTGCTTAAAAGACTTTGGGTAGCGTCATGGCTTTTATTCGTGTGTATATGCTTCTGCCAGAACAATATTGGGGGGGATTTCTCTTTCCGTACCTATGTTACGGCGAACATAAattggctcttttttttcccctctccttcttttgtGAATGGAGTTTCCATAAAATGTGTATACTAGTACCGTGTTTGGGCGCTGATGGAAAAGGATGGGCAAGCTTTTCATATAGACTCGTTTGTTTTCTCTCAGCATCTGTCTAGTTTAGTTTTAGAAGGGGCGTGTCTTGTTGGAATTTTGCAGGCAAGTTTTGCGTTTTGGCATTTTGATCTCATCCATTCACCTACTCCCTTGTGCTCTTTCATGTCTGTCAATGTGCCGTGTCCTTGTTCCCTTGATATAGTGAATtgtgcttctctttctgcgCTTCTTTTGAGAGCGTTCAAGCACGGTATTGAAGACAGCGGTGACGACGACTTGACAGCGGGAACCGTGAAGAAACCGTACATGTGCCATGATCCTGCTTTGGCGGTTGCTTGATAGCTGCCCTcgaacaacaaaaaaaacaaaagttGCATTGCTCTTTCTCTGACTGCCTTACTCATTCGCGCTTAGTTGAACAAAAATGTCTTAACGTCAAGTACTTGACAAAGCTAAATTTCACATTGAGTTGGATAAACaataaaaaaggcaacaCAGTCGTGATTGAGAGCTTTTGTTCTTCAAAAGAGTTCCCCTGACTAACTGCCATATGACAGATTAACCTCCTCTCAATCAAAGATGGTATTGATAGCTATATAGCCTCGAGACAGTCACTTCCGTTTTCCTAAAAGTATGTCTTTACTTGTTGTCTAGAAATACAGCGCGttctcaacctcttctttctcattgaaaaaaaaaaaagaaaaagaaaacgattAAAGAATGGGTGGTTGTCTTTCAACACCCTCAAAGTCTtcaagacggcgacgacgtTCTGGATCGTAAGTGATTAGTTCCCCTGTGACACACACGTTGGTGTCTTTTTTGATGAAAAGtacatgtttttttttttttttaactcaGATACATACAGCAGGTATAGATGCGCTCCAGTTAAGTACGAGTACTACTACACGGTCAGAAATGGCGAGACACTGCTGGTGCGGCGCAGAGTTGGTGAATCTCGGCGCCAACGGACCGATGACTCTTCTTCACTTGAAATGAATGTTGCGCCTGAACATCGGAGCCGGCAAAGGAGACACCAGAAGACGAGACAGAGCGGGTCTAACAGCCAtcaaagaagcagccatcaCCAGAGCAGAAATGGGAGGAGCACTGGATATGGTGGCGGAAGTCATCGA from Trichoderma atroviride chromosome 3, complete sequence encodes the following:
- a CDS encoding uncharacterized protein (TransMembrane:8 (o52-72i84-105o125-147i300-319o325-348i360-380o392-415i436-453o)), which gives rise to MDGLAGEVMARDAWASIPSNLLRAELQRRADDGEKPQCGGHNSGWYDTAAHVFALLLILVLSTLACGLPLFSRRATTGHRQKEILFYSQHIGTGVLIATAFVHLLPTAFSSLTDPCLPYFFSKGYTPLPGLIAMVSALVVVGVESYLTARGAGHSHSHAHDFWDENDEAEGDAQELHLPREGLADRRARMTGRRAADMDISLGDLEASEGLVAGVSPLPESSPMVPRRKSTEHADNDDDRDSDLDLDLGELDPAPASGSAQNGQYSSLAKPNGTSGHRHSLDGNQTQSPEEQKRRMLQCLLLEAGILFHSVFIGMAISVATGPAFVVFLVAISFHQSFEGMALGSRIAAIQFPKGSIRPWLMVLAYGTTTPIGQAIGLVLQKKWDPSSATGLVVVGTTNAISSGLLVYAGLVQLLAEDFLTEKSYRILKGKRRVQAYFSVVAGAALMAAVGAFA
- a CDS encoding uncharacterized protein (EggNog:ENOG41); the protein is MPTIGIFPASGGLGSSTYTHLLNKVSPPNTVLISRHPDKTPQIYKDQGVQLRQASYEASPAELEAAFKDIDVLFLISYPSHVHEYRTSLQIPALDAAHRAGVKHIFYSSLAFALPDKDATLAEVMGAHLDSEAHLRKLAAQDPGFSWTAIREGLYHESFPIYTAFLDLNDPTTTEIRIPHDGSGPGISWAKRDELGEASANLIAQYAQDPAAFSWKNRLVALTGPREWSLADTVQLLSTVAGRELHIREVTVDEYATQPQVTAKFGGSPLAQTWATAWDAIRAGETSHVSSSLEQLLGRRPEEFDVTIKNLYQAGKQ